In Brevibacterium zhoupengii, the following are encoded in one genomic region:
- a CDS encoding putative quinol monooxygenase — translation MIFIVVKYDVKPESVEKFPEAVRTFTEATRSEPGNLWFEWSKSLEKDNEFVLVEAFTDEGAEPHVKSDHFAAGLEAMRPHLASTPKIISRKIDGEGWDEMGELQID, via the coding sequence ATGATTTTCATCGTTGTGAAATATGACGTGAAGCCAGAGAGCGTCGAGAAGTTCCCCGAAGCCGTGCGCACCTTCACCGAGGCGACACGGTCGGAACCGGGCAACCTGTGGTTCGAATGGTCCAAGAGCCTGGAGAAGGATAACGAGTTCGTCCTCGTCGAAGCATTCACCGACGAAGGGGCAGAACCTCACGTCAAGAGCGATCACTTCGCCGCCGGACTCGAAGCCATGCGCCCCCACCTGGCATCGACGCCGAAGATCATCTCGCGCAAGATCGACGGCGAAGGCTGGGACGAGATGGGCGAACTCCAGATCGACTGA
- a CDS encoding class I SAM-dependent methyltransferase, whose product MSFDHQWNRIRETNPDHSANYAERWRNLAASGHDIGGEARFVNAMAPRGARILDAGCGTGRAGGLLINEGHTVYGVDLDEFLISVAEEDFPSGEWHTGDLAEFDFVGAGIDDIDVAFCAGNVLSFLDPASRRQTLSNIKSTLKPGGRFVAGFGAGRGYDFADFIDDVKATGMLVNLKLATWELHPFEADSGFLVLIAERV is encoded by the coding sequence ATGAGCTTCGATCATCAGTGGAACCGCATCCGTGAGACCAACCCCGACCACTCCGCGAACTACGCCGAGCGGTGGCGCAACCTCGCTGCCTCCGGCCACGACATCGGGGGAGAGGCACGGTTCGTCAACGCGATGGCACCACGCGGGGCACGCATCCTCGACGCCGGCTGCGGGACCGGTCGGGCCGGTGGTCTGCTCATCAATGAGGGCCACACCGTCTACGGCGTCGATCTCGACGAGTTCCTCATCTCCGTCGCCGAGGAGGACTTCCCGAGCGGTGAATGGCACACCGGTGACCTGGCCGAATTCGACTTCGTCGGCGCAGGCATCGACGACATCGACGTGGCGTTCTGCGCCGGCAACGTCCTGTCCTTCCTCGACCCGGCCTCACGCCGCCAGACACTGTCGAACATCAAATCGACGCTCAAGCCCGGCGGACGCTTCGTCGCCGGCTTCGGAGCCGGCCGCGGCTATGATTTCGCAGACTTCATCGATGATGTGAAGGCGACCGGCATGCTCGTCAACCTCAAGCTGGCCACGTGGGAGCTCCACCCCTTCGAAGCTGACAGCGGATTCCTCGTCCTCATCGCCGAGCGTGTGTGA
- a CDS encoding class I SAM-dependent methyltransferase, which produces MSNLAYEDKLLAAIYDDDNPDGPDHDYFRELARDVAATRITDLGCGTGMLTATLTGPGRVVVGIDPAAAMLERAAARPGGDGVEWRLGTSELVESDACDLIVMSGNVAMHILGDAWIATLRDISRGLRAGGVLAFEARNPLARAWRNWNNPAQTRTTAVGQLRETTTVSDPDDEGIITMNSVNEFLDADEAINVSQRLQFRTFDTLRDDLNAAGMRVHNIWQDWDRTPFTGTESEPLMIVEAVSADDPRA; this is translated from the coding sequence ATGAGCAATCTCGCGTATGAAGACAAGCTCCTCGCCGCCATCTACGACGATGACAATCCGGATGGGCCCGATCACGACTACTTTCGCGAGCTCGCCCGGGACGTTGCCGCCACGCGAATCACGGACCTGGGGTGTGGCACAGGGATGCTGACTGCAACGTTGACGGGACCAGGTCGCGTCGTCGTCGGCATTGATCCGGCAGCGGCCATGCTCGAGCGTGCTGCGGCACGCCCCGGAGGTGACGGAGTCGAATGGCGGCTCGGAACGTCCGAACTGGTCGAGTCCGATGCCTGCGACCTCATTGTGATGAGCGGAAACGTCGCGATGCACATCCTCGGTGACGCGTGGATTGCGACTCTGCGCGACATCAGCCGAGGGCTGCGCGCGGGCGGGGTGCTGGCCTTTGAGGCTCGCAACCCGCTGGCTCGGGCCTGGAGGAACTGGAACAACCCTGCCCAGACTCGAACGACTGCTGTTGGGCAACTCCGTGAGACGACGACCGTCTCGGACCCGGATGACGAGGGCATCATCACCATGAACAGCGTGAATGAATTCCTCGACGCAGATGAGGCGATCAACGTCAGTCAGCGGCTGCAGTTCCGAACATTCGACACACTTCGCGATGATCTCAACGCAGCTGGCATGAGAGTGCACAACATCTGGCAGGACTGGGATCGCACTCCGTTCACAGGTACCGAGAGCGAGCCTCTGATGATCGTCGAAGCCGTGAGCGCAGATGACCCGCGAGCGTGA